The proteins below come from a single Leptotrichia sp. oral taxon 223 genomic window:
- a CDS encoding metal ABC transporter substrate-binding protein, protein MKKLLSLLLLSALFIFSCGNNSETKKEQGAAGAKEKIVTSVPPLRWLAQKIAGDDFEVISIVQPNMNHELFEPKPSDLKILENSKVFFTYNMLGFEETISDSLSDKNKIVNVLDGVDKNLFIKGDHDHDHEHEHGHEHSKNEEHEHHHEHEGHGGIDPHVWFSLDMMPKVAENIKNELSKLYPDKKETFEKNYNAFITELNQVKAELSQKMASKTKKSFMIYHPALNYFLKNYAIEEISIEQEGKEPSAQQIKEIIDEAKEHNVTTILVQPQFPKQSAEAISREIPNSKVAEFNVDKENVFENLKQFVDYLN, encoded by the coding sequence ATGAAAAAATTATTATCATTACTTTTATTATCAGCTCTGTTTATTTTTTCTTGCGGAAATAATTCAGAAACTAAAAAAGAGCAAGGAGCTGCAGGAGCAAAGGAAAAAATTGTAACAAGTGTACCGCCTTTAAGATGGCTTGCTCAAAAAATTGCAGGAGATGATTTTGAAGTTATTTCAATTGTGCAGCCAAATATGAATCACGAACTATTTGAGCCAAAACCTTCAGATTTGAAAATTTTAGAAAATTCAAAAGTATTTTTCACTTATAATATGTTAGGATTTGAAGAAACAATTTCTGATAGTCTAAGCGATAAAAATAAAATTGTTAATGTTTTGGATGGTGTTGATAAAAATTTATTTATCAAAGGGGATCATGATCATGACCACGAACATGAGCATGGACATGAACATAGTAAAAACGAAGAACACGAACATCATCACGAGCATGAAGGACATGGTGGAATTGATCCGCACGTATGGTTCTCGCTTGATATGATGCCTAAAGTTGCTGAAAATATAAAAAATGAATTGTCAAAACTTTATCCAGACAAAAAAGAAACTTTTGAAAAAAATTACAATGCTTTCATTACAGAACTTAATCAAGTAAAAGCAGAACTTTCACAAAAAATGGCTTCAAAAACTAAAAAATCATTTATGATTTATCACCCTGCATTAAACTATTTCCTAAAAAATTATGCCATTGAAGAAATTTCAATCGAGCAGGAAGGAAAAGAACCATCAGCACAGCAAATAAAGGAAATCATCGACGAAGCGAAAGAACATAACGTAACTACAATCTTAGTTCAGCCTCAATTTCCAAAACAAAGTGCCGAAGCTATTTCTAGAGAAATTCCTAACTCAAAAGTTGCTGAATTTAACGTTGACAAGGAAAATGTCTTTGAAAATCTAAAACAGTTTGTAGATTATTTAAATTAA
- a CDS encoding metal ABC transporter ATP-binding protein, producing the protein MANGQNKKLVSVQNLNFKYNNDYILNDINLDIFKGKNVAILGRNGGGKSTLVKVMLGFLRKNSGSIEFFTSENKIGYLPQIREFDTSFPINIFDLVISGLTNKNNLFRRFNNEEKKRAEILLKEFGIFHLKNKLINEVSGGQLQRALIARALISSPELIFLDEPESFLDKEFEFKLFEKIKELSESTIVVISHELEKIYDYIDSIFVVEGNIRVYEKKEDYVCSNPYLHSHK; encoded by the coding sequence ATGGCTAACGGACAGAATAAAAAACTTGTGAGCGTACAGAATCTTAATTTTAAATACAACAATGATTATATTTTGAACGATATAAACTTAGATATTTTTAAAGGAAAAAATGTCGCAATTCTGGGAAGAAATGGTGGCGGAAAATCAACTTTGGTAAAAGTTATGCTTGGATTTTTAAGAAAAAATTCTGGCAGTATTGAATTTTTTACAAGTGAAAACAAAATTGGGTATTTGCCACAAATAAGGGAGTTTGACACTTCCTTTCCCATTAATATTTTTGACTTGGTAATATCGGGATTGACTAATAAAAATAATCTTTTCAGAAGATTTAACAATGAAGAAAAAAAACGTGCTGAAATACTCTTGAAGGAATTTGGTATTTTTCATTTAAAAAATAAATTAATAAATGAAGTGTCTGGTGGACAACTTCAAAGGGCATTAATTGCACGTGCCTTAATTTCTTCACCAGAACTTATTTTTCTTGATGAGCCGGAATCATTTCTGGATAAGGAATTTGAATTTAAACTTTTTGAAAAAATAAAGGAGCTGTCAGAGTCTACAATAGTTGTAATTTCTCATGAACTGGAAAAAATTTACGACTACATTGATTCAATTTTTGTTGTGGAAGGCAATATTCGAGTTTATGAGAAAAAGGAAGATTACGTGTGCAGCAATCCTTATTTACATTCACATAAATAA
- a CDS encoding metal ABC transporter permease, whose translation MEFIKIFEYAFMRNALIVGLLSSICCGIIGTYIVNKKMVFISSSISHASYGGIGIGIYLIYFFNLPIKDPLFFGLIFSILSGVLILILKDALHVDGDLGIGIVMSMGMAIGIIFSFLTPGYQSDMSTYLFGNILLSNTLNIILLLILDIITITFFIIFYKSIVYTSFDENFYKIHSVPVTFINYFMIILISSVIIINIKTIGIILIISILTIPQAIAASLARKYSTIIILSIIFSFIGILSGLYFSYTLNIPSGPSIIVLLTVLLALVKMGGFVKGKFLN comes from the coding sequence ATGGAATTTATAAAAATTTTTGAATACGCCTTTATGAGAAACGCCCTTATTGTAGGACTTCTTTCAAGTATATGCTGCGGAATAATAGGAACTTATATTGTAAATAAAAAAATGGTCTTTATTTCATCAAGTATCAGCCACGCATCTTACGGCGGTATCGGAATAGGAATTTATCTAATTTATTTCTTTAACTTGCCAATAAAAGATCCGCTGTTTTTTGGACTAATTTTTTCAATATTGTCAGGTGTACTAATTTTGATTTTAAAAGATGCCCTGCACGTTGACGGTGATTTGGGAATAGGTATCGTTATGTCAATGGGAATGGCTATCGGAATTATTTTTTCCTTCTTGACACCAGGCTATCAGTCCGATATGTCAACTTACCTATTTGGAAATATTCTTTTATCCAATACCCTAAACATAATTTTACTGCTAATACTGGACATAATCACAATCACATTTTTCATCATCTTCTACAAAAGTATCGTCTACACCAGCTTTGATGAAAACTTCTACAAAATCCACAGCGTCCCAGTAACTTTCATAAACTACTTTATGATAATCCTAATATCCTCCGTCATAATAATAAACATAAAAACAATAGGAATCATCCTAATAATCTCAATCCTGACAATCCCACAGGCAATCGCAGCCTCACTCGCAAGGAAATACTCAACAATCATAATTCTATCCATAATTTTCTCATTTATAGGAATACTATCAGGACTGTATTTTTCCTACACGCTGAATATTCCGTCAGGCCCTTCGATTATTGTGTTACTTACAGTTTTGTTGGCGTTAGTTAAGATGGGAGGATTTGTGAAAGGAAAATTTTTGAATTAA
- a CDS encoding Fur family transcriptional regulator — protein MKLTKKRQKIFELVQASNNPVNAKFLKSKVDFDLSTVYRALEFLEKNNYIFSFDFENEKYYFKEENANFFICDSCKHIETMPEFSNEETEKEKSELKKRGFSLLSHLSIFKGKCNDCD, from the coding sequence ATGAAATTAACTAAGAAAAGGCAAAAAATTTTTGAACTTGTACAGGCTTCAAATAACCCTGTAAATGCAAAATTTTTGAAATCAAAGGTAGATTTTGACTTATCGACAGTTTACCGGGCTTTGGAATTTTTAGAGAAAAATAATTATATTTTTTCGTTTGACTTTGAAAATGAAAAATATTACTTTAAGGAAGAAAATGCCAATTTTTTTATTTGTGATTCTTGCAAGCATATTGAAACTATGCCTGAATTTTCAAATGAAGAAACAGAAAAGGAAAAAAGTGAATTAAAAAAACGAGGCTTTTCACTATTGTCACATCTTTCGATTTTTAAAGGAAAATGCAACGATTGTGATTAA